Proteins encoded within one genomic window of Synechococcus sp. PCC 7335:
- a CDS encoding rhomboid family intramembrane serine protease — translation MFKSRSPVLAIYLVLIVIAFTLYSRDPVWSDKLEELRNSLLLAWLVSLVNWVLAGGLGRLLGIRPRQAVGLLGIAFAPLLHRDIHHLLANTLPFVVLGGLVLLQERLQDASNFYTVTVIILLAGGLGTWLFGREAIHLGASGLIFGYIGFLLVGSYVVPTLWTVGLASIVFVLYGSQLRAMLPDSRALSVSWEGHLFGFAGGILAGLQPDLLISVQMRVQMAIDNLFGLY, via the coding sequence GTGTTCAAATCTAGGTCGCCAGTTTTAGCTATTTATCTCGTTTTAATCGTTATCGCGTTTACCCTTTATTCTAGAGACCCAGTTTGGAGCGACAAGTTGGAGGAGCTGCGTAACAGCCTATTACTGGCCTGGTTGGTCAGCCTAGTGAACTGGGTATTAGCCGGTGGTCTTGGTCGGTTATTAGGGATTAGGCCTCGTCAAGCTGTTGGACTCCTAGGTATTGCCTTTGCGCCGCTTTTACATAGAGACATTCACCACTTGCTAGCAAACACACTGCCTTTTGTCGTGCTAGGCGGGTTAGTTCTATTGCAAGAAAGGCTTCAGGATGCTAGCAACTTCTATACTGTTACAGTCATTATCCTATTAGCAGGCGGGCTAGGCACCTGGCTATTTGGCCGAGAGGCGATCCATCTAGGCGCAAGTGGACTGATCTTTGGCTATATTGGATTCTTATTAGTGGGTAGTTATGTCGTACCGACTCTATGGACAGTTGGCCTAGCTAGTATTGTATTTGTGCTGTACGGATCGCAGCTTCGCGCAATGCTACCGGATTCCCGGGCGCTTAGCGTTTCTTGGGAAGGGCATTTGTTTGGTTTCGCCGGTGGCATCTTGGCGGGCTTACAGCCAGATCTGTTGATTAGCGTTCAGATGCGTGTACAGATGGCCATTGACAATCTATTCGGGCTATATTGA
- a CDS encoding anti-sigma regulatory factor, translating to MLKTELTVPSDLRFMEVVEHWLLESLWLRIDRNDVDWTEVKMRLRLVVVEVYSNIVRHAHSERPELPVLIRIELDEKNNLLLEVWDQGKGFQLNDYEAPSPSDFQEGGYGWLILNQIMDNVEYQLQAGGDRNCLKLEKDLAATKRNRFR from the coding sequence ATGTTGAAGACCGAGCTGACCGTCCCTAGCGATCTACGGTTTATGGAGGTAGTGGAGCACTGGTTGCTTGAGTCTTTGTGGCTAAGAATTGATCGCAACGATGTGGACTGGACCGAGGTAAAAATGCGGCTGCGCTTAGTCGTGGTGGAGGTTTATTCTAATATTGTTCGCCATGCTCACAGCGAGCGACCAGAGCTGCCAGTACTCATCCGCATCGAGCTAGATGAGAAAAATAACCTTTTGCTAGAGGTATGGGATCAGGGCAAGGGATTCCAGTTGAATGATTACGAAGCACCTTCGCCTTCTGACTTTCAAGAGGGTGGCTATGGGTGGTTAATTCTTAATCAAATTATGGATAACGTAGAGTATCAGCTTCAGGCGGGTGGCGATCGCAACTGTTTGAAGCTCGAAAAAGACCTGGCCGCTACTAAGAGAAATAGGTTCCGTTAA
- a CDS encoding SpoIIE family protein phosphatase, which translates to MQEKLKVLVVDDEPDNLDLLHRTFRREFQVFKAASGAEALDILDAKGEMAVIISDQRMPKMNGTEFFSHTVERFPDTIRIVLTGYTDVEDLVSAINAGKVFKYITKPWKPQVLKETVTQAAQTYQLVKRRTLALSRALRQESLSNKIMTAVRSSLDYSSTLQSVVSALGQAATADFSMLYPIELTPEPAQIEHMGVELPEANPFEQDGSEQDSFKQDGLTPFIYYRDADSKQLAASLPKGVLAKGVLACSQDLQLPSTIGDKTATDIFSEKLEIEKKVFTCIVVPFIEKDTLLASVCLYKETQNFQWLEEATELLTHITDQVTLAISHAKLYQQIQRQSTKMLAELEVARQIQSNLLSQRWPETPGLKIQARCQPAREVGGDFFEVFVHPQGDIWLAVGDVSGKGVPAALFMSSAISVLRRELSQEVSPEPDSVMRNLNYTLSNDLISSNCFITMALVRYSAKTGQLMYANAGHVYPLVWPHQRLVAQREKDELANAIEPTYLSVRGVPLGILPNWKAEAGELTLSEGDIVLLTSDGITEATVPKTEGDGRRMLAQEGLWRFLQRQPADLDLDVLLSYVHPLEGEQEDDQTILSLEVTSC; encoded by the coding sequence ATGCAAGAGAAATTGAAAGTGCTTGTCGTTGATGACGAGCCAGACAATCTAGATCTGCTACATCGAACGTTTCGTCGAGAGTTTCAGGTTTTTAAGGCTGCTAGCGGGGCTGAAGCGCTTGATATCCTAGACGCTAAAGGTGAGATGGCTGTCATTATCTCTGATCAGCGAATGCCGAAGATGAACGGCACAGAGTTCTTTAGCCATACTGTAGAGCGCTTTCCCGATACCATCCGAATTGTGCTAACCGGCTATACGGACGTAGAAGACTTAGTTTCAGCCATCAACGCTGGAAAAGTTTTCAAGTATATCACCAAGCCTTGGAAACCACAAGTCCTAAAGGAAACAGTTACTCAAGCAGCTCAAACCTATCAGCTGGTTAAACGTCGCACTCTTGCGCTTAGTAGGGCACTTAGGCAGGAATCTCTCAGCAATAAAATCATGACGGCTGTGCGTAGTTCTCTCGACTACAGTAGTACTTTACAATCAGTTGTCAGCGCTCTAGGCCAGGCGGCTACAGCGGACTTCTCGATGCTCTATCCTATAGAACTCACCCCAGAACCTGCGCAGATAGAGCATATGGGAGTAGAGTTACCAGAGGCTAACCCATTTGAACAAGACGGTTCTGAGCAAGACAGTTTTAAGCAAGATGGTCTGACTCCGTTTATCTACTATCGCGATGCCGATTCTAAGCAGCTAGCAGCATCTCTTCCTAAGGGGGTGCTTGCTAAGGGGGTGCTTGCTTGTAGCCAAGATCTACAACTTCCATCTACGATTGGTGATAAAACAGCGACAGATATTTTCTCCGAAAAACTAGAAATAGAGAAAAAGGTTTTTACTTGCATAGTTGTTCCTTTCATAGAGAAAGACACTCTATTAGCAAGCGTTTGTCTGTATAAAGAAACGCAGAACTTTCAGTGGTTAGAAGAGGCGACAGAGCTGCTAACCCACATCACTGACCAGGTAACGCTAGCAATTTCTCATGCTAAGCTATACCAGCAGATTCAGCGTCAGTCGACGAAAATGCTGGCAGAACTAGAGGTTGCTAGACAGATTCAAAGTAACCTTTTAAGTCAGCGCTGGCCAGAGACGCCGGGTTTGAAGATTCAGGCGCGCTGCCAACCCGCTAGAGAAGTTGGCGGAGATTTTTTTGAAGTATTTGTTCATCCTCAAGGAGATATCTGGTTAGCTGTAGGCGATGTCTCTGGCAAGGGCGTTCCGGCAGCACTATTTATGTCGAGTGCAATTTCAGTATTGCGTCGAGAGCTATCTCAGGAAGTATCACCTGAGCCAGATAGTGTAATGAGAAATTTAAACTACACTCTGTCGAATGATCTAATTAGCAGCAATTGCTTTATTACTATGGCGCTGGTTCGCTATAGTGCAAAGACAGGTCAGCTAATGTACGCTAATGCCGGCCATGTATACCCTCTAGTTTGGCCCCACCAGAGACTGGTTGCGCAGCGTGAAAAGGATGAGTTAGCCAACGCGATAGAACCGACCTACTTAAGTGTTCGAGGAGTGCCGCTGGGAATTTTGCCAAACTGGAAAGCGGAGGCTGGCGAGCTCACTCTTTCAGAAGGGGATATCGTTCTATTAACTAGTGATGGTATTACAGAGGCAACGGTGCCTAAGACAGAAGGCGATGGGAGACGCATGTTAGCTCAAGAAGGACTCTGGCGGTTTCTACAGCGGCAGCCCGCTGATCTTGACCTAGATGTCTTACTTTCGTATGTTCATCCTCTAGAAGGTGAGCAAGAGGACGATCAAACTATCTTGTCGCTGGAGGTGACATCATGTTGA